From uncultured Desulfovibrio sp.:
AGGTAGGCGCGGATCACTTCGGGATTGCTGCGTATGGCCTCCGGCGTGCCCTCGGCAATGAGGGCGCCGTATTCCATGACCCAGATATAGCTGCATACCCCCATAACCACCTTCATGTCATGCTCGATGAGCAGGATGCTCAGGCCGAATTCCTTGCGGATATGCCCGATGAAGTGCATGAGGTCCAGGCTTTCCTGCGGATTCATGCCGGCGGCGGGTTCATCCAGCAGCAGCAGCCGGGGTTCCGTGGCCAGCGCACGGGCAATTTCCAGACGACGCTGGGCGCCATAGGGCAGACTGCCGGCCTTTTCCTCCACATAGGCGGTCAGGTCCAGGCGCTCCACCAGACGCATGGCCTTCTGGCGGATGGCGTCTTCCTCCCGATAGTAGGCGGGCAGGCCCAGGGGGGCCATCCACCACGGGCAGTGCCGCCGCACATGGCAGCCCACCATGACATTTTCCAGCACCGTCATCTGCGTGGAAAGACGGATGTTCTGAAAGGTGCGGGCAATGCCCAGCCGGCAGACCTTGTCCGGCGAAAGCCCCCGGATGCTCTGGCCGGCAAAGTCCACTCGC
This genomic window contains:
- a CDS encoding ABC transporter ATP-binding protein translates to MSGNSNILLHASGVTMRFGGVTAVSDMSLAIPQDSIVGVIGPNGAGKTTLFNVLSGFYTPQEGRVDFAGQSIRGLSPDKVCRLGIARTFQNIRLSTQMTVLENVMVGCHVRRHCPWWMAPLGLPAYYREEDAIRQKAMRLVERLDLTAYVEEKAGSLPYGAQRRLEIARALATEPRLLLLDEPAAGMNPQESLDLMHFIGHIRKEFGLSILLIEHDMKVVMGVCSYIWVMEYGALIAEGTPEAIRSNPEVIRAYLGDEVKHA